The following proteins are co-located in the Eleginops maclovinus isolate JMC-PN-2008 ecotype Puerto Natales chromosome 1, JC_Emac_rtc_rv5, whole genome shotgun sequence genome:
- the LOC134865075 gene encoding leucine-rich repeat and transmembrane domain-containing protein 1 has product MKVVLVCALLSLLSLSHACPKECSCNSNTKVVDCRGRGLYDIPKRLHPETQELYLQDNRIRGLGSMAFREIPLVRILDLSNNSITTVSPTALLGLRALQRLSLAYNSLRELDKRLLGPIRTLSHLDLSHNSLWGLPGALGDSLRNLSHLGLSHNKLTRLDRSLLEVLTHLDSLTLRSNPWRCDCQLIGLKLWLETYIYKGGVLDEVMCTQPEEMKNTDLQKVPYQLFHVCMTTSYHYLFANIHHLENERLLRGHTHGNHAHPSSHAIHVPMAMGEGFGGGGGGGGGGLPECEPKQRHRPVNLRHAIATVIITGVVCGIVCLMMLAAAVYGCAYAAIMAKYQRELKKNEELATAQKADHATADEKEPLENAIA; this is encoded by the exons ATGAAAG TGGTACTGGTGTGtgccctcctctccctcctctctttgtcaCATGCCTGTCCAAAGGAGTGTAGCTGCAACAGCAACACCAAAGTAGTAGACTGCCGGGGTCGAGGCCTGTATGACATCCCCAAACGACTGCATCCGGAAACTCAAGAACTATATCTCCAAGATAACCGTATCAGGGGGCTGGGATCTATGGCTTTCCGAGAAATACCTCTAGTCCGGATTCTCGATCTATCTAATAACTCTATAACCACTGTTTCACCGACTGCGCTGCTTGGACTCAGAGCTCTACAGCGCCTCAGCTTGGCCTATAACAGCCTGAGAGAGCTCGACAAGCGGTTGCTTGGGCCCATCCGCACACTTTCACACCTTGACCTTTCACACAACAG CCTGTGGGGTTTGCCTGGAGCCTTGGGGGACAGTTTGAGGAACCTTAGCCACTTGGGGCTATCGCACAACAAGCTAACACGATTGGACCGCTCACTTTTGGAGGTTCTGACCCACCTGGACAGCCTCACCCTACGAAGCAACCCCTGGAGGTGTGACTGCCAGCTCATAGGCCTCAAACTCTGGCTGGAAACCTACATCTATAAAG GTGGAGTGTTGGATGAGGTGATGTGCACACAGCCAGAGGAAATGAAGAACACAGACCTGCAGAAGGTCCCTTATCAGCTCTTCCACGTCTGCATGACCACAAGCTACCATTACCTGTTTGCTAACATACACCACCTGGAGAATGAGAGGCTACTGCGAGGCCACACCCATGGTAACCATGCTCATCCCTCTAGCCATGCTATCCATGTCCCCATGGCAATGGGGGAGGGTTttggaggaggcggaggaggcggGGGAGGAGGTTTGCCAGAGTGTGAACCTAAGCAAAGGCACCGTCCTGTCAACTTGCGCCATGCAATTGCCACAGTGATCATCACTGGCGTAGTTTGTGGGATTGTGTGTCTAATGATGCTGGCTGCAGCAGTGTACGGCTGCGCCTACGCTGCTATCATGGCCAAATATCAGCGGGAGCTTAAGAAGAACGAGGAGCTGGCAACAGCACAGAAGGCAGATCATGCCACAGCAGATGAGAAAGAACCACTGGAGAATGCTATCGCATAG